A genomic region of Fusarium falciforme chromosome 4, complete sequence contains the following coding sequences:
- a CDS encoding MPAB-Lcp-cat domain-containing protein yields the protein MPTAFLSVQPSSWSGPVLVGAFLGYAALCSIFRFRRINALQSRLGFHDRKSLGRMTNEEAHQIVRNIANFEFPLFYDLSVRLALFETYAVQPVAKLLYAVSDLNIWEKAPKRYADTEVVYCCFASYSPASPGLHKAVARMNYLHAPYIKAGKILQEDLLYVLYASMAEPVRFLRLYEWRELTDMEIAALGTMWKYVADMMEIDYKTVLKKDTWVDGLEFFEDVSRWGEIYEDEHLRPSKEINELGHLLMNMLLQSHAKVARPLGYPAACVLMGPRLRRAFGFPEPGLGITVLTYSLLLARKLTVRYLCLPRFTPCLYISQPDEQTGRISAYHYMKEPWYVASTFWSRWNPEALFTRLAGGLLPGDGGADIKPEGFLPEDLGPERFVGKGVEEGKVMEQEVKKRISLGCPFSAAAKA from the exons ATGCCGACTGCTTTTCTCAGTGTACAGCCATCCTCTTGGTCTGGTCCAGTCCTTGTCGGGGCGTTCCTTGGTTATGCTGCCCTCTGCTCGATTTTTCGATTTCGACGGATCAACGCCCTCCAATCTCGACTTGGCTTCCATGACCGCAAATCTCTGGGTCGAATGACAAACGAAGAAGCCCATCAGATTGTGAGGAATATTGCGAATTTCGAATTTCCACTCTTCTATGACCTTTCGGTTAGGTTAGCTCTGTTTGAG ACATATGCCGTTCAGCCAGTTGCGAAGCTGCTTTATGCTGTCAGTGATCTGAATATTTGGGAGAAAGCCCCGAAGAG ATATGCGGACACCGAGGTCGTATACTGCTG TTTCGCATCTTACTCCCCGGCCTCGCCTGGGCTTCACAAAGCAGTGGCACGGATGAACTACCTGCACGCCCCATACATCAAAGCAGGCAAGATTCTCCAAGAAGACCTGCTCTACGTTCTTTACGCATCCATGGCCGAGCCAGTTCGGTTCCTCAGACTTTATGAATGGCGCGAACTCACCGATATGGAGATCGCAGCTTTGGGCACCATGTGGAAGTATGTcgccgacatgatggagaTTGACTACAAGACCGTACTCAAGAAGGACACGTGGGTGGACGGCCTGGAGTTCTTTGAGGATGTTTCTCGATGGGGAGAAATCTATGAGGACGAGCATCTGCGCCCCTCGAAGGAGATTAATGAGTTGGGCCATCTCTTGATGAATATGTTGCTGCAATCTCATGCAAAGGTTGCTCGTCCCCTCGGCTACCCGGCAGCTTGCGTCCTCATGGGACCCAGACTGAGGCGGGCATTTGG CTTCCCAGAGCCTGGTTTGGGCATCACAGTCTTGACTTATAGTCTCTTGCTCGCCAGAAAGCTTACAGTTCGGTATCTTTGCCTCCCTCGGTTTACGCCCTGCCTCTACATCTCCCAGCCAGACGAGCAAACAGGACGTATCAGCGCCTACCATTACATGAAAGAGCCTTGGTACGTGGCCTCGACATTCTGGTCCCGCTGGAACCCGGAAGCACTCTTCACCCGGTTGGCTGGTGGGCTGCTCCCTGGCGATGGTGGTGCAGATATCAAGCCTGAAGGGTTTCTCCCCGAGGACTTGGGCCCAGAGAGGTTTGTTGGCAAGGGagtggaggagggcaaggtgaTGGAGCaggaggtgaagaagaggatctcGTTGGGCTGTCCGTTCAGTGCTGCTGCAAAGGCTTGA
- a CDS encoding Actin-related protein 8, with protein MVGKVSERVLLREGLERTDNGMKLTTWPDVTPINQKNYYTDYMKRDDQVLALRLQSDATRDRLVQSARDRDRALSKTANGELPLPVADLAEEDGATTPSTGMDPSRVIVIHPGSQNLRIGFASDALPRTIPMTLATKFPQTESEMYEALPRRQFEAKTTDQQYGEEWAKKYQKMCNDLKIDMRANKRKVLPNSKELVQTFNRRTEPELIQKHNDPLEIEWTDIDTLEDPESLASCFIGNQAQRVPDDSNPKFKLWWPIQHGTWNEDGYTSQEHLYDDFETLLDKALRQELGLKTNSEWQQYSCVFVIPDLYDKRYVEQVLRSCMTWFEFSRICFVQESMAATFGAGYTQACVVDVGAQKTSVTCVEDGLCIEDSRINLKYGGYDITDTFVKMMLYDNFPYQDMNLRRRYDFLLAEELKIKHCTMSQADISVQLFQFHVRAPNQPTRKYQFKTYDEVILAPMGVYDPVIFDNSTKLRGRRKLVDRSYNAYDVDIPDDPSSAAQLAILALVQPSITSNANGFTQSQLDVSTPSKEKAQFNFLGKDGVGSGTPMGSHAGSPAPEGASTPVPPAFVFSGKDKEGANGGSPAPNGTRAAGTPIPGQNAQPPAGMFVDAAARTAKSMAAERDAVLPVAPLDIAILTSIQNAAKGDEKKLRDLLGSIMVIGGGAKIPHFTVVLEEKIKARRPDLYDRILVSRSARDMDEQVVTWKGASVFAKLSTNDSWITPFEFERLGARTLHHKVLWAW; from the exons atggtCGGCAAAGTCAGCGAGAGGGTCCTCCTGCGGGAAG GATTGGAGAGGACTGACAATGGCATGAAATTGACAACATGGCCTGATGTCACCCCCATCAATCAAAAGAACTATTACAC CGATTACATGAAGCGCGATGATCAAGTTCTCGCCCTCCGTCTCCAGAGCGATGCGACACGCGACCGACTAGTCCAGAGTGCCCGAGACCGCGACCGCGCCCTATCCAAGACCGCTAATGGCGAGCTGCCTCTCCCCGTCGCAGACttggctgaggaggatggtgccACAACGCCCTCCACCGGCATGGACCCCTCGAGGGTCATTGTGATTCACCCCGGCAGCCAAAACCTCCGGATAGGCTTTGCCAGCGACGCGCTCCCCAGGACGATCCCCATGACCTTGGCGACCAAGTTCCCCCAGACCGAGTCCGAGATGTACGAAGCCCTTCCGCGACGGCAAttcgaggccaagaccacAGACCAGCAGTACGGCGAGGAGTGGGCCAAGAAGTACCAAAAGATGTGCAATGATCTGAAGATCGACATGCGAGCCAATAAGCGCAAGGTTCTCCCCAATTCCAAGGAGCTTGTGCAGACCTTTAACCGTCGCACGGAACCCGAGCTCATCCAGAAGCATAATGACCCCCTTGAAATCGAATGGACCGATATCGACACTTTGGAGGACCCCGAGTCACTGGCGTCATGTTTCATCGGAAACCAGGCCCAGCGCGTGCCTGACGACTCGAATCCCAAGTTCAAGCTGTGGTGGCCGATCCAGCATGGTACATGGAACGAGGATGGATACACAAGCCAGGAACATCTCTACGACGATTTCGAGACTCTACTCGACAAGGCTTTGAGACAAGAGCTCGGACTCAAGACTAACAGCGAGTGGCAACAGTATAGTTGCGTATTTGTCATTCCCGACCTCTATGACAAGCGATACGTCGAGCAGGTGCTGCGATCCTGCATGACCTGGTTCGAGTTTAGTAGGATATGCTTCGTCCAGGAGAGTATGGCTGCGACCTTTGGTGCTGGATACACACAGGCTTGTGTGGTCGATGTGGGAGCCCAGAAGACATCGGTAACGTGTGTGGAAGATGGTCTTTGCATCGAGGACTCAAGAATCAACCTGAAGTACGGCGGATACGACATCACCGACACATTCGTCAAGATGATGCTCTACGACAACTTCCCTTACCAGGACATGAATCTGCGGCGGCGATATGACTTCCTCCTtgccgaggagctcaagatcaagcacTGCACCATGTCCCAGGCCGACATCTCTGTTCAACTCTTCCAGTTCCACGTTCGGGCGCCCAACCAGCCAACCCGGAAATACCAGTTCAAGACCTACGATGAAGTCATCCTTGCCCCAATGGGTGTATACGATCCTGTCATCTTTGACAACAGCACGAAGCTGAGAGGCCGACGGAAATTGGTGGACCGGTCATACAACGCTTACGATGTCGATATCCCCGATGACCCCTCGTCGGCCGCCCAGCTAGCGATCCTGGCGCTTGTCCAGCCATCGATCACCTCAAACGCCAATGGCTTCACCCAGTCACAACTTGATGTGTCGACCCCTAGCAAGGAGAAGGCGCAGTTCAACTTCCTCGGCAAGGATGGTGTCGGAAGCGGAACCCCTATGGGTTCACACGCCGGCTCACCTGCGCCCGAGGGAGCCAGCACACCTGTCCCCCCTGCTTTTGTCTTTTctggcaaggacaaggagggtgCGAATGGAGGCAGCCCGGCTCCTAACGGCACCCGGGCTGCGGGAACGCCTATCCCTGGACAGAACGCTCAACCACCGGCGGGCATGTTTGTCGATGCCGCCGCTCGAACCGCCAAGTCCATGGCTGCGGAACGGGATGCTGTGCTACCTGTGGCGCCTCTCGATATTGCCATTCTTACGAGTATCCAGAACGCTGCCAAGGGTGACGAAAAGAAGCTACGAGACCTGCTGGGAAGTATCATGGTCATTGGAGGTGGCGCCAAGATCCCTCACTTCACGGTTGTtctggaggagaagatcaaggctcGACGACCAGACCTTTATGATAGAATCCTGGTGAGTCGAAGCGCAAGAGACATGGATGAGCAAGTGGTTACTTGGAAGGGTGCTAGTGTTTTTGCGAAGCTGTCAACCAACGATTCGTGGATCACACCATTTGAGTTTGAGCGTCTCGGCGCAAGGACTCTTCACCACAAGGTGCTTTGGGCATGGTAG
- a CDS encoding HABP4-PAI-RBP1 domain-containing protein, whose product MSVVTKNPFAYLGNDSDGEEKPVVPVKTVDKINPRTTKRNVEPQAPVRAGGAGGNRRGPGGNEGAFRDRGAGSDRNHGRSTEETPRSGPRGGAGARVRGGRGARHSRDRDDRHPTRSGAHGGSDKQAAQSWGATEGTAELKDEQAGDAIAQTEQKDALAEDAAAEDAAAEEAEKQVSYTDYLAQQAEKKAALDAGLNVRSANEGSKLDKKWANAKPLENEEEEYFAGTGGKAQRQRERKVKQTIDFDPRFVEPERTRGGRGGRGGRGGRGGERGGSDRGRGGNFRGGRGGREGNAPINTSDQSAFPSLGGN is encoded by the exons ATGTCGGTTGTCACAAAG AACCCTTTTGCCTACCTCG GCAACGACAGCGAtggcgaggagaagcccgTCGTCCCTGTCAAGACtgtcgacaagatcaaccCTCGCACTACTAAGCGCAATGTCGAACCCCAGGCTCCCGTGAGAGCCGGTGGTGCTGGAGGCAACCGCCGAGGTCCTGGCGGTAACGAGGGTG CCTTCCGGGATCGTGGTGCTGGCAGCGATAGAAACCACGGCCGATCCACTGAGGAGACCCCCCGATCTGGCCCCCGAGGCGGTGCTGGTGCCCGTGTCCGTGGTG GCCGTGGCGCTAGACACTCCCGCGACCGCGATGACCGACACCCCACCCGATCTGGTGCCCATGG TGGCTCCGACAAGCAGGCTGCCCAGTCTTGGGGTGCCACCGAGGGTACTGCTGAGCTTAAGGACGAGCAGGCCGGCGATGCCATTGCCCAGACCGAGCAGAAGGATGCTCTCGCCGAGGATGCCGCCGCTGAGGACGCcgctgccgaggaggccgagaagcaggTCTCTTACACCGACTACCTTGCCCAgcaggctgagaagaaggccgctcTCGACGCTGGCCTCAATGTCCGCTCTGCCAACGAGGGCagcaagctcgacaagaagTGGGCCAACGCCAAGCCCCTCgagaacgaggaggaggagtacTTTGCCGGCACCGGCGGCAAGGCCCAGCGCCAGCGCGAGCGCAAGGTCAAGCAGACCATCGACTTCGACCCCCGCTTCGTCGAGCCTGAGCGCACCCGAGGTGGCCGCGGCGGCCGTGGCGGTCGTGGAGGCCGTGGTGGTGAGCGTGGTGGCTCTGACCGTGGCCGTGGAGGCAACTTCCGCGGTGGTCGCGGTGGCCGTGAGGGTAACGCTCCCATCAACACCAGCGACCAGTCGGCTTTCCCCAGCCTCGGCGGCAACTAG